In Zingiber officinale cultivar Zhangliang chromosome 1A, Zo_v1.1, whole genome shotgun sequence, a genomic segment contains:
- the LOC122013545 gene encoding dirigent protein 22-like: MAASSVIPSLLLFLFVAAAATAAASSNPYGYMHLRFYNHERILGSGPSATVVYAVQRRDSNSGAGFGNVIVYDNLLRSGVETDSPIVGRNQGMGVGSSLAENSGLTNFQLVFTAGKYNGSSLALQGLFPVAPLGTVFERAITGGTGKFRLARGYLLTTEVRATNTTLTGQLDAYITFR; this comes from the coding sequence ATGGCAGCCTCCTCAGTCATTCCTTCCTTGCTCCTCTTCCTCTTCGTAGCTGCCGCTGCCACTGCCGCTGCCTCCTCCAACCCCTATGGCTACATGCACCTGCGCTTCTACAACCACGAGAGAATCCTTGGTTCCGGTCCCAGCGCCACTGTCGTCTACGCCGTCCAGCGCCGTGACTCCAACTCTGGGGCTGGTTTTGGTAACGTCATCGTTTACGACAACCTTCTGCGGTCCGGGGTGGAGACAGACTCACCTATCGTCGGCAGAAACCAGGGCATGGGAGTGGGCTCGAGCTTGGCCGAGAATTCTGGCCTCACCAATTTCCAGCTGGTGTTCACCGCCGGCAAGTACAACGGCAGCTCCCTCGCCCTGCAGGGGTTGTTCCCGGTCGCCCCGCTCGGGACCGTGTTCGAACGGGCGATCACCGGAGGCACAGGAAAGTTCCGTTTGGCCAGAGGATACCTCTTGACCACGGAAGTTCGTGCTACCAACACCACCCTCACTGGACAACTCGATGCTTATATCACCTTCCGTTGA
- the LOC122008287 gene encoding dirigent protein 22-like — MAASSVIPSLLLFLFVAAVAAASSNPNGYMHLRFYNHERILGSGPSATVVYAVQRRDSNSGAGFGNVIVYDNLLRSGVETDSPIVGRNQGMGVGSSLAENSGLTNFQLVFTAGKYSGSSLALQGLFPVAPLGTVFERAITGGTGKFRLARGYLLTTEVRATNTTLTGQLDAYITFR, encoded by the coding sequence ATGGCAGCCTCCTCAGTCATTCCTTCCTTGCTCCTCTTCCTCTTCGTAGCTGCCGTTGCCGCTGCCTCCTCCAACCCCAATGGCTACATGCACCTGCGCTTCTACAACCACGAGAGAATACTTGGCTCCGGTCCCAGCGCCACTGTCGTCTACGCCGTCCAGCGTCGTGACTCCAACTCTGGGGCTGGCTTCGGTAACGTCATCGTCTACGACAACCTTCTGCGGTCCGGGGTGGAGACAGACTCACCCATCGTCGGTCGAAACCAGGGCATGGGAGTGGGCTCGAGCTTGGCCGAGAACTCTGGTCTCACCAATTTCCAGCTGGTGTTCACCGCTGGCAAGTACAGCGGCAGCTCCCTTGCCCTGCAGGGGTTGTTCCCGGTCGCCCCACTCGGGACCGTGTTCGAACGGGCGATCACCGGAGGCACAGGAAAGTTCCGTTTGGCCAGAGGATACCTCTTGACCACGGAAGTTCGTGCTACCAACACGACCCTCACTGGACAACTCGACGCTTATATCACCTTCCGTTGA